One Halalkalicoccus tibetensis genomic region harbors:
- a CDS encoding M14 family zinc carboxypeptidase, whose protein sequence is MTGTDMTFSNVYDAEKILYYFFYFCVLMERRTLLKMVGVAAGATALGTPAAEGGERDLEEEEPEPDQRDDLGTELAGIGANDLLTNEELGELLRRVEASENSVSLEVIGESNEGRDIYAATVGTGETSIFAISEQHGHEPFTAEGCVAALDYLASSDHSDVKEIIDNVSLSIVPRVNPDGFAKRQRVNHDPDVPEENPDVGLHTREGGWDPNRYHWYDWKESTLYQSHPDEYPENPVSELRVLLDYIREVDPELVIDYHRQGPHVDSNGDLIDVSLAWPQHPDVSSDAQALSQQLAGLFYQEIPEAIQSNITEFTPAGEYAGTATNAHALADRGSILYEICTATRGGIGYRIQLVAESLLIAAKATADGSLYDVDPTTVEQIPEEWGTTLNL, encoded by the coding sequence ATGACTGGAACAGATATGACATTCAGTAATGTATACGATGCTGAGAAAATATTATATTATTTCTTCTATTTTTGTGTGTTAATGGAACGGAGAACGTTACTCAAAATGGTCGGTGTGGCTGCAGGAGCTACAGCTCTTGGAACCCCTGCAGCTGAAGGTGGAGAAAGGGATTTGGAGGAAGAGGAACCTGAGCCAGACCAACGCGATGATCTTGGAACCGAGCTTGCTGGCATCGGTGCAAACGATCTATTGACGAACGAAGAGCTTGGCGAACTGCTCCGGAGAGTTGAAGCAAGCGAAAACAGTGTCTCCCTCGAAGTAATTGGCGAATCGAACGAAGGACGCGATATATATGCGGCGACGGTTGGTACTGGGGAGACGAGTATCTTCGCTATCAGTGAACAGCATGGTCATGAACCATTCACTGCCGAGGGTTGTGTTGCTGCGCTTGACTATCTCGCCTCATCGGATCACAGCGACGTTAAGGAAATTATCGACAATGTTTCGCTCTCGATCGTTCCTCGTGTTAATCCAGACGGGTTTGCCAAGCGCCAGCGGGTGAATCACGATCCGGACGTTCCCGAGGAGAATCCTGATGTGGGATTACACACGCGTGAGGGGGGCTGGGATCCAAATCGGTATCACTGGTATGACTGGAAAGAAAGCACACTCTATCAGAGTCATCCTGATGAGTATCCGGAGAATCCGGTTTCGGAGCTGCGTGTTCTGCTTGATTATATACGTGAGGTCGACCCAGAGCTCGTCATTGATTACCACCGTCAAGGCCCTCACGTCGATTCAAACGGCGATTTGATTGACGTCTCGCTTGCATGGCCCCAGCATCCGGACGTCTCAAGCGATGCACAGGCCCTCTCTCAGCAACTTGCGGGGTTATTCTACCAGGAAATTCCCGAAGCGATCCAAAGTAACATTACTGAGTTTACGCCCGCCGGTGAGTATGCGGGAACCGCGACTAACGCCCATGCCCTTGCAGATCGTGGAAGCATCCTATATGAGATATGCACAGCTACACGCGGTGGGATTGGCTATCGCATTCAGTTAGTTGCAGAATCGCTGTTGATTGCTGCGAAGGCAACAGCGGATGGATCTCTGTACGATGTTGATCCTACTACTGTCGAACAGATCCCTGAAGAATGGGGTACAACGTTGAACCTTTAA
- a CDS encoding helix-turn-helix transcriptional regulator: protein MEDLTGFQRDLLCVIAGLDDPSGLAIKSHLEEYYETAVYHGRLYPNLDILVDQRLIKKEAMDKRTNVYLLTDNGKQELSMRRK from the coding sequence ATGGAAGATCTGACCGGCTTTCAGCGAGACCTTCTCTGTGTTATCGCGGGACTGGACGATCCATCCGGATTAGCAATAAAAAGCCATCTTGAAGAATACTATGAGACAGCAGTGTACCATGGCCGGCTCTATCCTAATCTTGACATACTCGTTGATCAGAGATTGATCAAAAAAGAAGCGATGGATAAGCGAACGAACGTGTATCTGCTCACTGATAATGGAAAACAGGAACTCTCTATGCGCCGGAAATAG